A window of Drosophila subobscura isolate 14011-0131.10 chromosome E, UCBerk_Dsub_1.0, whole genome shotgun sequence contains these coding sequences:
- the LOC117890415 gene encoding uncharacterized protein LOC117890415 isoform X2, with translation MEGFEYVVNPPEAPTVAFGRKIKRSPSGTFIGDKEVEPPPGPSPFTYDCVKEIGFKYPSKSGFSALASKTSRLPGARDLGYPPLGSYDEQYKRTQHAYTFNKQQLHHEPKWVTPGPSTYPYNLKYPPWNVDMAFGSSCVIWPAVAVFCSAFNTSLCMVCGERPLGDYFHSFSSEKDMCRKCMHATQAVIRKCDLGVVERCIKLRDIKQFVPARSCSFFHDHNGTTAATERTSRKELRDKIRVENYLYRYTQKTV, from the exons ATGGAAG GCTTTGAGTATGTGGTTAATCCGCCAGAAGCGCCGACGGTTGCCTTCGGTCGAAAAATCAAGCGATCGCCCAGCGGCACATTCATTGGCGACAAAGAAGTGGAGCCGCCGCCAGGTCCAAGTCCCTTTACGTATGACTGTGTCAAGGAAATTGGCTTCAAG TACCCCTCGAAGTCTGGCTTCTCAGCGCTGGCCAGCAAAACGTCACGTTTGCCAGGGGCCAGGGACTTGGGCTATCCACCGCTGGGCAGCTATGATGAGCAGTACAAGCGGACACAGCATGCTTATACCttcaacaagcagcagctgcaccacgAGCCCAAGTGGGTGACTCCAGG GCCCTCCACCTATCCGTACAACTTGAAGTACCCCCCATGGAATGTGGATATGGCCTTTGGCAGCAGTTGTGTCATTTGGCCAGCGGTTGCCGTCTTCTGTAGCGCCTTCAACACCTCCCTGTGCATGGTGTGTGGCGAGCGGCCGCTGGGCGATTACTTTCACAGCTTCAGCAGCGAAAAGGACATGTGCCGCAAGTGcatgcatgccacacaggcTGTGATCCGTAAGTGCGACCTTGGGGTCGTGGAGCGTTGCATTAAGCTGCGCGACATCAAGCAGTTTGTGCCCGCGCGCAGTTGCAGCTTCTTCCACGATCACAATGGCACGACGGCAGCCACGGAGCGGACATCGCGCAAGGAGCTGCGTGACAAGATACGCgttgaaaattatttgtatCGCTACACACAGAAGACAGtttag
- the LOC117890446 gene encoding uncharacterized protein LOC117890446, whose amino-acid sequence MYYNQGYQMDVIDPYYPPEIIEVMQPPPPVEVIMPSPMYSQPVVVVEQPQYGPTATGPSQGEMECCLMLGACCVMEECGMCVIS is encoded by the coding sequence ATGTACTACAATCAAGGCTACCAAATGGACGTGATCGATCCGTACTATCCACCGGAAATCATCGAAGTGATGCAGCCCCCGCCGCCGGTGGAGGTGATAATGCCCTCCCCAATGTACTCGCAGCCCGTTGTGGTGGTGGAGCAGCCCCAATACGGCCCGACGGCCACAGGACCCTCCCAAGGCGAAATGGAATGCTGCCTGATGCTAGGCGCCTGCTGCGTCATGGAGGAGTGCGGCATGTGCGTCATCTCGTAG
- the LOC117890611 gene encoding uncharacterized protein LOC117890611 — protein MHNIGIFSVIFIALTAVVCLRVKEFLAMPVSSTKQFGEHLGCTTAEKIALETRTVRGRSSNKAWGIWMNQSPNKKIQNMIMAGATSTTRKTTIATIDTSVRLSLNSSVTNGTMLTDLRLFEGAVSVRAGKGGGDGKGGEGKGEGDKGGGKEGGDNVQYAPPKELTVKIPMVKQNEYGQWVFDPWAATFGVMFLDTRFAARAAHTLPRVVVDSNPIREYYPRKKNLKEVCGNKSTLYPGDNVKEWLMRHLSKTKLKFRPFQMGLRQTMYTFAFSEVCHSEQYSDLLGFLQCSMLRHQRMEAELPKYAEQQIAIS, from the exons ATGCACAACATTGGAATATTCAGTGTAATATTTATCGCTCTGACAGCAGTAGTC TGCCTGAGAGTAAAAGAATTCCTGGCTATGCCAGTGTCCTCAACTAAGCAGTTCGGTGAGCATTTGGGATGCACAACAGCGGAGAAGATTGCGCTGGAAACTAGAACAGTTCGGGGTCGATCCAGCAATAAGGCCTGGGGAATTTGGATGAATCAGAGTCCaaacaagaaaatacaaaatatgatCATGGCGGGGGCCACATCCACCACACGCAAGACAACCATTGCCACCATCGATACCAGTGTCAGACTATCCTTGAATTCTAGTGTAACAAATGGGACGATGCTGACAGACTTACGACTGTTTGAAGGTGCTGTCAGCGTGAGAGCAGGCAAAGGGGGTGGTGATGGTAAAGGTGGAGAAGGTAAAGGAGAGGGTGACAAGGGCGGGGGTAAAGAAGGTGGCGATAACGTGCAGTACGCTCCCCCCAAAGAGTTGACCGTCAAAATTCCAATGGTTAAACAGAATGAATACGGTCAGTGGGTTTTCGATCCATGGGCAGCGACCTTTGGCGTCATGTTTTTGGATACACGATTTGCGGCCAGAGCCGCTCACACACTGCCTCGCGTGGTGGTCGACTCCAATCCAATAAGGGAATATTATCCCCGCAAAAAGAATTTAAAAGAAGTCTGTGGCAACAAGAGCACGCTTTACCCTGGCGATAATGTGAAGGAGTGGCTAATGCGGCATCTGTCCAAGACAAAGTTGAAGTTTCGCCCCTTCCAGATGGGCCTGCGGCAGACAATGTACACATTTGCGTTTTCAGAGGTCTGCCACTCGGAACAATATTCAGATCTGCTGGGCTTCCTACAGTGCTCGATGCTACGCCATCAGCGAATGGAAGCTGAGTTGCCCAAATATGCAGAACAGCAGATAGCCATATCCTAA
- the LOC117891529 gene encoding uncharacterized protein LOC117891529 codes for MLRVTLLTLIALLGLTQALPLDDVESSLSPVASELPDGSGRVVFDQRQTGKYNIHVSIKDVAIIEVGQNDLSDGAYNDAEDYYYDDSALTIKPIKFSTEAIGSSTSSSSASSTEAAATTSTEHHIHSTTTESPTATTLKESTMTTVAPSLSSLNGSSAYSSNLLADIAASRIRPKSRLNNLMIVETPIGGARPAAVPHLPHPRSKDIPIMAAAAVTRPSQPQAIEYTPPQGHNSPIFKVKVQRSAVAPNKKPAARCRSHQTRNAQGKCGDSIYRRLYSMLMGLNIPGLVGAPPHAAATAVDAA; via the exons atgttgcgTGTGACGCTGCTTACACTGATCGCACTGCTTGGGCTGACCCAAGCGCTGCCACTCGATGATGTGGAGTCGTCATTGTCACCGGTTGCAAGCGAACTGCCGGATGGCAGCGGGCGGGTGGTCTTCGATCAGCGGCAGACGGGCAAGTACAACATACACGTTAGCATCAAGGATGTCGCCATCATCGAGGTGGGTCAGAACGATCTGTCAGAT GGTGCGTACAACGATGCGGAGGATTACTACTACGATGACAGTGCGTTGACCATCAAACCCATCAAGTTCTCGACTGAGGCCATTGGCagtagcaccagcagcagcagcgccagttccacagaagcagctgccacaacatCCACAGAGCACCACATCCACAGCACCACCACAGAGTCGCCGACTGCCACTACCTTAAAGGAATCCACGATGACAACTGTGGCCCCTTCATTGAGCAGCTTAAATGGCAGCTCAGCCTACAGCTCGAATCTCTTGGCGGATATTGCCGCCAGCAGGATCAGGCCCAAGTCCAGGCTTAACAATCTCATGATTGTGGAGACGCCAATTGGCGGCGCCCGACCCGCGGCTGTGCCGCACCTGCCACATCCCAGATCCAAGGATATTCCCATtatggctgccgctgccgtgaCACGACCCTCGCAGCCGCAAGCCATTGAGTACACGCCCCCGCAAGGCCACAACTCGCCCATTTTCAAGGTGAAAGTTCAACGATCTGCAGTGGCGCCCAACAAGAAGCCCGCCGCCCGCTGTCGCTCGCATCAGACACGAAATGCCCAGGGCAAATGTGGCGACTCGATCTA CCGTCGTCTGTACAGCATGCTGATGGGTCTCAATATACCTGGTCTAGTCGGTGCACCACCCCACGCTGCCGCTACCGCTGTTGATGCTGCCTAA
- the LOC117890450 gene encoding LOW QUALITY PROTEIN: poly(A) polymerase beta (The sequence of the model RefSeq protein was modified relative to this genomic sequence to represent the inferred CDS: substituted 1 base at 1 genomic stop codon), with amino-acid sequence MWNSEPTHRQNQQHQQQQQQHYQQHQHNGNSTSGGGQPAKQLGMTSAISLAEPKPADLQRTENLRASLEPFNVFESQDELNHRMEILAKLNTLVKQWVKEISVSKNMPESAAEKLGGKIYTFGSYRLGVHHKGADIDALCVAPRNIERTDYFQSFFEVLKKQPEVTECRSVEEAFVPVIKMNFDGIEIDLLFARLSLKEIPDDFDLRDDNLLRNLDHRSVRSLNGCRVTDEILALVPNIENFRLALRTIKLWAKKHGIYSNSLGYFGGVTWAMLVARTCQLYPNATAATLVHKFFLVFSRWKWPNPVLLKHPDNVNLRFQVWDPRVNASDRYHLMPIITPAYPQQNSTFNVSESTKKVMLTEFTRGMNITDEIMLGRASWERLFEAPSFFYRYRHFIVLLVNSQTADDHLEWCGLVESKVRLLIGNLERNPHIALAHVNPKCFELKKGESANNSQNNSGNEDDQKQQQQPPPTNQATVSASPFCSMWFIGLEFERSENLNVDLTESIQNFTEHVIMHGVNIKMLKEGMAIDARHVKRKQLTVYLDADFLKRERKCMESHTSFNNTLLANRKRLSTELAQSQEALPPGSQTQQPASGNRGRESGAKIHRLSESLTEDNSNASSDLGAQTPTTPTGAQMNAPSFGKTSGKNGSELDSSEQEQQAQSSPQSQAHNNGNNSTATTTEVACSXQPPTLHPPPAQQQPPPPPPLPPLQSSAHHHHHQHQKFRKNNNAAAAAASNSIFNQRSILHAASSLSAALSITGHNRKQQTAMKHSTIHSATTISSSSTHTHTHIIHSNNNSNGFGSGGGGSGNGSGGGNDSNKICYYIDDDDEDDDEDNKQQQQQQLPQTQTLARAIPTVSAGATATPTVAVSVAAAPAAASATTISL; translated from the exons ATGTGGAATTCCGAACCAACACATCGCCAGaatcagcagcaccagcagcagcagcagcagcattaccagcagcatcaacacaATGGCAATTCTACCTCGGGGGGCGGCCAGCCCGCCAAACAGTTGGGCATGACGTCGGCCATTAGCTTGGCAGAGCCTAAGCCCGCGGATCTGCAGCGGACGGAGAACCTTCGCGCCTCCCTGGAGCCGTTCAACGTGTTCGAGAGCCAGGACGAGCTGAACCACCGCATGGAGATCCTGGCCAAGCTCAATACACTGGTCAAGCAGTGGGTGAAGGAGATATCCGTCAGCAAGAACATGCCCGAGTCGGCTGCCGAGAAGCTGGGCGGCAAGATCTACACCTTCGGGTCGTATCGCCTCGGTGTGCATCACAAGGGAGCCGATATCGATGCCCTGTGCGTGGCACCACGCAACATTGAGCGCACCGACTACTTTCAGAGCTTCTTCGAGGTGCTAAAGAAGCAGCCGGAGGTCACCGAGTGTCGCTCCGTGGAAGAGGCCTTTGTGCCTGTCATCAAAATGAACTTTGATGGCATCGAAATTGATTTGCTGTTTGCGCGGCTCTCGCTCAAAGAGATACCCGACGACTTTGATCTGCGCGATGATAATTTGCTTCGGAATCTGGATCATCGCTCGGTGCGCAGCCTCAACGGCTGCCGTGTGACGGACGAGATTCTGGCCCTGGTGCCCAACATAGAGAATTTTCGCCTAGCCTTGCGCACCATCAAGCTGTGGGCCAAGA AGCACGGCATCTATTCTAATTCGCTGGGCTACTTCGGTGGCGTCACCTGGGCCATGCTGGTGGCCCGCACTTGCCAGCTGTACCCGAATGCAACAGCTGCCACCCTGGTGCACAAGTTTTTCTTGGTATTTTCGCGCTGGAAGTGGCCCAACCCGGTGCTACTGAAGCACCCCGACAACGTGAATCTCAGATTTCAA GTCTGGGATCCGCGTGTCAATGCTTCGGATCGTTATCATCTGATGCCAATTATAACGCCTGCGTATCCACAACAGAATTCCACATTTAATGTGTCCGAATCCACCAAGAAGGTCATGCTAACCGAGTTTACACGCGGCATGAACATTACGGATGAGATCATGCTTGGACGCGCCTCCTGGGAGCGTCTCTTTGAGGCTCCCAGCTTCTTTTACAGATATCGGCACTTTATAGTGCTGTTGGTCAACTCGCAGACGGCCGATGACCACCTGGAGTGGTGCGGACTAGTCGAGTCCAAGGTGCGGCTGCTCATTGGCAACTTGGAGCGAAATCCTCACATTGCTCTGGCGCACGTCAACCCAAAGTGCTTTGAGCTGAAGAAGGGGGAGAGCGCCAACAATTCGCAgaacaacagcggcaacgaGGACgaccaaaagcagcagcagcagccaccaccgaCCAACCAGGCCACAGTATCAGCGTCGCCCTTCTGCTCCATGTGGTTCATTGGTCTGGAGTTTGAGCGTTCGGAGAACCTCAACGTGGACCTCACAGAAAGCATACAGAATTTCACAGAGCACGTGATCATGCATGGC GTCAACATCAAGATGCTCAAGGAGGGCATGGCCATCGATGCGCGGCATGTGAAGCGCAAGCAGCTCACTGTCTACTTGGACGCTGACTTCCTCAAGCGTGAGCGCAAGTGCATGGAGAGCCACACGAGCTTCAACAACACACTGCTAGCCAATCGCAAGCGACTCTCGACAGAGTTGGCCCAGTCGCAGGAAGCCCTGCCGCCGGGCAGTCAGACacaacagccagccagtggcAATCGTGGGCGGGAGAGTGGCGCCAAGATCCACAGGCTAAGTGAATCG CTGACGGAAGATAATTCGAATGCATCGAGCGATTTGGGTGCCCAGACGCCCACGACACCCACAGGGGCACAAATGAATGCGCCAAGTTTTGGCAAGACATCGGGCAAGAATGGCTCCGAGTTGGACAGctcggagcaggagcagcaggcgcaaTCGTCACCGCAGTCGCAGGCGCATAATAATGGAAACAACAGCACTGCCACAACGACGGAGGTGGCATGTTCGTGACAACCGCCAACGCTACATCCACCGCCggcgcaacagcagccaccgccgccaccgccactgccgccgctgcagtcATCAgctcaccatcatcatcatcagcatcagaagTTTAGGAAGAACAACAATGCGGCTGCCGCGGCAGCCTCCAATAGTATTTTCAATCAGCGCTCGATACTGCATGCGGCATCGAGTCTATCGGCGGCTCTAAGCATAACCGGACACAACCGCAAACAGCAGACGGCGATGAAACATTCGACCATACATTCGGCAACcacgatcagcagcagcagcactcacacccacacccacatcatacacagcaacaacaatagcaacggttttggcagcggcggcggtggcagtggcaatggcagtggcggcggcaatgACAGCAACAAGATCTGCTATTACAttgacgacgatgatgaagatgatgatgaggacaacaaacaacaacagcagcaacagctaccaCAAACGCAGACACTGGCCAGAGCCATTCCCACAGTATcggcaggagcaacagcaactccaACGGTAGCAGTTTCTGTAGCAGCCGCCCCAGCCGCTGCATCGGCCACGACAATTTCTT TGTAA
- the LOC117891232 gene encoding ubiquitin-associated domain-containing protein 1, whose amino-acid sequence MIPWMREKFNEKRAKWLARSKRSSTPSADSPGSSRVHTASSASDAESLSSASLNVHTTETETQTDVVVVSRPTVGGGSCVLRTPSPARRRRMHLELQLHLQGTAVATQTGSAAGDPLDTPTPTQQHENALFLRKTCHSSRVDSAGSTGVDGEDPLKVGDSITVRVICPSSRVLVFKTNVNKRLNDLKSEVILELSDDPDSIQLFAPDVRHLNPRYRLYRAEYFGGELNEAETLAQLQVRNNETFILSARRSTLTQTVSRIREVPGPNEQLLESATRYVQTNANSLPTIDINEIFQQSNIQYDVRKVLISLAQASAAVLGAGPYAPRLIAMLKQRLINRRNHQSDTLQCLVDMGFRREMAAFALKANSGIYSSTLEWLIQNQNEDVLQEPAINMQQSMSSISPSAIVTNNETSENTAALMEIVRIYSHRDSPPSEEIVESLTEMGFEEAAVVSALKRTGNNKASACEWLCDNRSGSVIELREGLAPDSPILKVILEMPQVQMTLSNPKTFLAFLAILENEHAIRVWRGDNDTTSVITHILQKYHEEKHVLGINQFYTNRW is encoded by the exons ATGATTCCCTGGATGCGCGAAAAGTTCAACGAGAAACGCGCAAAGTGGCTGGCGAGAAGTAAGCGCTCATCCACGCCATCGGCCGACAGTCCGGGAAGCAGTCGCGTCCACACCGCAAGCAGTGCCAGCGATGCAGAGAGCCTCAGCTCCGCCTCGCTAAATGTGCACacgacagagacggagacccAGACGGACGTTGTCGTGGTCAGCAGACCCACTGTGGGTGGCGGCAGTTGTGTCCTGCGCACGCCCTCGCCGGCCCGCAGGCGTCGCATGcacctggagctgcagctgcacctgcagGGCACTGCGGTAGCCACACAAACTGGCAGTGCCGCTGGTGATCCTCTGGACACACCCACTCCAACACAGCAGCATGAAAATGC TTTGTTCCTCAG GAAGACATGCCATTCCAGCCGCGTCGACTCGGCGGGGTCGACGGGCGTAGACGGGGAGGACCCTCTGAAGGTGGGCGATTCCATTACGGTGCGCGTCATATGTCCCAGCTCGCGGGTGCTGGTCTTCAAGACGAACGTGAACAAGCGCCTTAATGACCTAAAGAGTGAGGTCATCCTGGAGCTGAGTGACGATCCCGACTCCATCCAGCTGTTTGCCCCGGATGTGCGGCATCTGAATCCACGCTACCGACTCTATCGGGCCGAGTACTTTGGCGGTGAGCTGAACGAGGCCGAGACGTTGGCCCAGCTGCAGGTGCGCAACAACGAGACCTTCATTCTGTCGGCCAGGCGCAGCACACTCACGCAGACAGTGTCGCGCATACGCGAGGTGCCCGGTCCCaatgagcagctgctggagagcGCCACGCGGTATGTGCAGACCAACGCCAACTCGCTGCCCACCATCGATATTAACGAGATCTTTCAGCAGTCGAAT aTTCAATACGATGTGCGCAAGGTGCTGATCTCCTTGGCCCAGGCCTCGGCTGCCGTTTTGGGTGCTGGGCCCTATGCCCCTCGCCTGATCGCCATGCTGAAGCAGCGGCTGATCAATCGACGCAACCATCAGTCGGATACGCTGCAGTGTCTCGTGGATATGGGCTTCAGGCGGGAGATGGCCGCGTTTGCCCTGAAAGCCAACAGCGGCATTTACTCAAGCACGTTGGAGTGGCTGATACAGAACCAAAACGAGGATGTACTCCAGGAGCCGGCCATCAATATGCAGCAGAGCATGTCCTCCATATCGCCCTCCGCCATTGTCACCAATAAC GAAACCAGCGAGAACACCGCTGCGCTGATGGAAATTGTGCGCATCTACAGCCATCGGGACTCGCCACCCAGCGAGGAGATAGTCGAATCGCTCACCGAAATGGGCTTCGAGGAAGCTGCCGTGGTATCGGCGCTGAAGCggacaggcaacaacaaggCCTCCGCCTGTGAGTGGCTCTGCGACAATCGTTCGGGCAGTGTGATTGAGCTGCGCGAGGGTCTGGCACCGGATTCGCCCATCCTCAAAGTTATACTCGAAATGCCGCAGGTCCAAATGACGCTCAGCAATCCAAAGACATTTTTGG CGTTTCTGGCCATACTGGAGAATGAGCATGCAATACGCGTGTGGCGCGGCGATAACGACACCACCTCGGTCATCACACATATCCTGCAAAAGTACCATGAGGAGAAGCATGTGCTGGGCATCAATCAGTTCTATACGAACCGTTGGTGA
- the LOC117890415 gene encoding uncharacterized protein LOC117890415 isoform X1, translating to MRARKPNAQEREQLRRQRSEARLIMARCKERGFEYVVNPPEAPTVAFGRKIKRSPSGTFIGDKEVEPPPGPSPFTYDCVKEIGFKYPSKSGFSALASKTSRLPGARDLGYPPLGSYDEQYKRTQHAYTFNKQQLHHEPKWVTPGPSTYPYNLKYPPWNVDMAFGSSCVIWPAVAVFCSAFNTSLCMVCGERPLGDYFHSFSSEKDMCRKCMHATQAVIRKCDLGVVERCIKLRDIKQFVPARSCSFFHDHNGTTAATERTSRKELRDKIRVENYLYRYTQKTV from the exons ATGCGTGCCCGCAAGCCGAACGCCCAGGAGCGGGAACAGCTGCGTCGCCAGCGCTCCGAGGCGCGACTGATAATGGCGCGTTGCAAGGAGCGAG GCTTTGAGTATGTGGTTAATCCGCCAGAAGCGCCGACGGTTGCCTTCGGTCGAAAAATCAAGCGATCGCCCAGCGGCACATTCATTGGCGACAAAGAAGTGGAGCCGCCGCCAGGTCCAAGTCCCTTTACGTATGACTGTGTCAAGGAAATTGGCTTCAAG TACCCCTCGAAGTCTGGCTTCTCAGCGCTGGCCAGCAAAACGTCACGTTTGCCAGGGGCCAGGGACTTGGGCTATCCACCGCTGGGCAGCTATGATGAGCAGTACAAGCGGACACAGCATGCTTATACCttcaacaagcagcagctgcaccacgAGCCCAAGTGGGTGACTCCAGG GCCCTCCACCTATCCGTACAACTTGAAGTACCCCCCATGGAATGTGGATATGGCCTTTGGCAGCAGTTGTGTCATTTGGCCAGCGGTTGCCGTCTTCTGTAGCGCCTTCAACACCTCCCTGTGCATGGTGTGTGGCGAGCGGCCGCTGGGCGATTACTTTCACAGCTTCAGCAGCGAAAAGGACATGTGCCGCAAGTGcatgcatgccacacaggcTGTGATCCGTAAGTGCGACCTTGGGGTCGTGGAGCGTTGCATTAAGCTGCGCGACATCAAGCAGTTTGTGCCCGCGCGCAGTTGCAGCTTCTTCCACGATCACAATGGCACGACGGCAGCCACGGAGCGGACATCGCGCAAGGAGCTGCGTGACAAGATACGCgttgaaaattatttgtatCGCTACACACAGAAGACAGtttag
- the LOC117891528 gene encoding uncharacterized protein LOC117891528, whose translation MATSSLLDTADLISAKYRTESLALPDVKRINNITKFMADPLNFYGDIKKLAGRFENQAKQCQDVIKLLKEQVKAKTATLHQVKEDMLELQRQLKKPDATVVYVNMKTPVLVKFLDETEVNEYDVPTALERYNLKMSSLYGEILSVDSDVDHVSYLKSVADVNSQYVKDWYNRHNAKKLKVEDPKKKEPENFFEPEEESDEELQEFSEHEKETDDRSEEEAKNKDTEEKDAELQNFEDEIATEPESDEKLPEKKVSKAKIIGKSFPEVVKPAKKVSGEKLNGPKTPKNTGTEWQSFKLPEKKVSNEKKPEKHAEEKFPGKNNQATNNSEIENPTVKLIAKKITDNTEKKDKGQLPVKNVAKKLEFSNKVAVKTASKQCISKNLAEKNLNKKDIAAPKQESKSKLPMKNDLKKLGNCSA comes from the coding sequence ATGGCAACCTCTAGTCTGTTGGACACTGCGGATTTGATCTCTGCTAAGTACAGAACCGAATCGCTGGCCCTGCCCGATGTGAAGCGCATCAACAATATCACGAAATTCATGGCCGATCCTTTGAACTTTTATGGTGATATTAAGAAGCTAGCAGGTCGCTTCGAGAACCAGGCCAAGCAGTGCCAGGATGTCATCAAACTGCTGAAGGAACAGGTGAAGGCAAAGACGGCAACGCTGCATCAGGTCAAGGAGGAtatgctggagctgcagcggcagctgaagAAGCCAGATGCAACCGTTGTCTATGTGAACATGAAGACGCCGGTGCTGGTAAAGTTTCTCGATGAGACCGAGGTAAACGAGTACGATGTGCCCACGGCCCTCGAGCGCTACAATCTGAAAATGAGCAGTCTGTATGGCGAAATTTTGTCTGTGGACAGCGACGTGGATCACGTGAGCTACTTAAAGAGCGTTGCCGATGTCAACAGTCAGTATGTGAAGGATTGGTACAACCGTCACAATGCCAAGAAGCTCAAGGTGGAGGATCCCAAGAAGAAAGAGCCTGAGAATTTCTTCGAGCCCGAAGAGGAGTCTGatgaggagctgcaggagttTTCAGAGCatgagaaagagacagacgATCGATCTGAAGAGgaggctaaaaataaagacacTGAAGAAAAGGATGCTGAGTTGCAGAATTTTGAAGATGAGATTGCTACGGAGCCCGAGTCAGACGAAAAATTGCCTGAGAAGAAAGTTTCCAAGGCAAAGATCATTGGAAAGTCGTTTCCTGAGGTAGTGAAGCCTGCAAAGAAGGTCTCTGGGGAGAAGTTGAATGGGCCGAAGACTCCAAAGAATACTGGCACTGAGTGGCAGAGTTTTAAGTTGCCAGAGAAGAAAGTTTCCAACGAGAAGAAGCCTGAGAAGCACGCTGAAGAGAAGTTCCCTGGAAAGAATAATCAAGCCACAAACAATTCTGAAATTGAAAACCCAACTGTGAAGCTCATCGCTAAGAAAATTACTGACAATACTGAGAAGAAGGATAAGGGGCAGTTACCTGTGAAGAATGTTGCCAAGAAGTTGGAGTTCTCGAATAAAGTCGCTGTGAAAACTGCCTCCAAGCAGTGTATCTCTAAGAACTTAGCTGAGAAGAACTTAAATAAGAAGGACATTGCCGCCCCTAAACAGGAGTCCAAGTCAAAGCTCCCAATGAAGAATGACCTCAAGAAATTAGGCAATTGCAGCGCCTAA